Proteins from one Gottschalkia purinilytica genomic window:
- a CDS encoding outer membrane lipoprotein-sorting protein: MIKKKIMTLMTVVALGSGVLVGCNGKDVSLLPESIVANAIEADNNIKSYYAEGEMRIYENNKITEEVKLKEWSSSENGKIKKRSETNSKDGSSAVVVNDGDMFIVHDKKENKVFSSKNLNDMSLISMTPKDQFKKTLETLKESHNISNLGEEKINNIKTYHLKLEPKDKDNILGEQELWINMENWFVIKCISYSGNIKTEFEYTKLDFSPKFDENTFKYDIPSDAKVENLDEFKNNQSDINFEEAKELMGNPILTTPQTSEYKLKEMKVSKYNSKISQDEIIQTYVKDNKPAFTLTIRKHNQQEESENVKIPGEKNKTIRGQKATVLDKNIKIISWDENDVSYSFIGDNNNMKLDECIKIIESLEIKNNN; this comes from the coding sequence ATGATTAAAAAGAAAATTATGACATTAATGACAGTGGTAGCATTAGGAAGTGGGGTACTTGTAGGATGTAATGGAAAGGATGTAAGCTTACTTCCAGAAAGTATAGTTGCAAATGCAATAGAAGCTGATAATAATATAAAATCATACTATGCAGAAGGAGAAATGCGTATATATGAAAACAATAAGATTACAGAAGAAGTAAAGCTAAAAGAATGGTCAAGTTCGGAAAACGGAAAAATAAAGAAACGTTCTGAAACTAATTCTAAAGATGGAAGTAGTGCAGTAGTAGTTAATGATGGGGATATGTTTATAGTGCATGATAAGAAAGAAAACAAGGTATTTTCTAGTAAGAACTTAAATGACATGAGTCTTATTTCTATGACTCCAAAAGATCAATTTAAAAAGACTTTAGAGACTCTAAAAGAATCTCATAATATTTCAAATTTAGGAGAAGAAAAGATTAATAATATAAAAACATATCATTTAAAATTAGAGCCTAAAGACAAGGATAATATATTAGGAGAACAAGAGTTATGGATAAACATGGAGAATTGGTTTGTTATAAAATGCATATCATATAGTGGTAATATTAAAACCGAGTTTGAATATACTAAGCTTGACTTTTCCCCTAAATTTGATGAAAATACTTTTAAATATGATATACCTTCAGACGCTAAAGTAGAAAATTTAGATGAATTTAAGAACAATCAATCAGATATTAACTTTGAAGAAGCAAAGGAACTTATGGGAAATCCTATTCTAACTACACCACAAACATCTGAATATAAGCTAAAGGAGATGAAAGTATCAAAGTATAATAGTAAAATATCTCAAGATGAAATAATTCAAACATACGTAAAAGACAACAAACCAGCGTTTACCTTAACTATAAGAAAACATAATCAACAAGAAGAAAGTGAAAACGTTAAGATTCCTGGAGAAAAGAATAAAACTATAAGGGGACAAAAGGCAACTGTATTAGATAAGAATATAAAAATAATATCTTGGGACGAAAATGATGTAAGCTATTCCTTTATAGGTGACAATAATAACATGAAGCTAGATGAGTGTATAAAAATAATCGAAAGCTTAGAAATAAAAAATAATAACTAG
- a CDS encoding HAMP domain-containing sensor histidine kinase: MKIKNWLISSYIIVILAPIFVFILLYVWIQQYNKQIEMKDYINSINKFEKYDIILQNPELYTHPKDSYDLVFKEEKSNTKVTLYDIYGLRIYSSMNDNIYPMLNREQLYKDLYKINHGYRADTLKKPVFKDDKLVGFYEVTISRSNWVKGVNERTLIAMLLFILILLTVLVVTIKIINKKLNKPLDLLISSMSRFALGQDVKISYQSEDEIGNLISHFNNMKNEIMDKRKELEEQQKSKEYMIATISHDLKTPLTSIRAYTELLQSHNKNTKGERYVSTILNKCDYMNDMLEDLLMYTILTSDYNIDFVEVEGQEFFEMLTSEYEEICEKRGLKYVSQVNVEGMYKVGVNQMIRVMDNLITNAIKHSKEASVIHAGAFSDNFSLPGWLDDSYVEELDEFRKEGAILIVKNEGQKISEEDLKKIFERFYKSDNERSIMKKSGTGLGLSIVKLIIERHFGKIKILSSENKGTVIACWIKTMED; encoded by the coding sequence ATGAAAATAAAGAATTGGCTTATAAGTTCATATATTATTGTAATACTAGCTCCTATATTTGTATTTATATTATTGTATGTTTGGATTCAGCAATACAATAAACAAATAGAAATGAAAGATTATATCAACAGTATTAATAAGTTTGAGAAGTATGATATTATCTTACAAAATCCGGAACTCTATACTCATCCCAAGGATAGTTATGATTTAGTTTTTAAAGAAGAGAAGAGTAATACTAAAGTTACATTATATGATATATATGGATTAAGAATATATTCTTCAATGAATGATAATATATACCCTATGTTAAATAGAGAGCAGCTTTATAAAGATTTATATAAAATAAATCATGGATATAGAGCAGATACCTTGAAGAAACCTGTATTTAAAGACGACAAACTAGTTGGATTTTATGAAGTTACTATATCACGTTCAAATTGGGTTAAAGGAGTAAATGAAAGAACACTAATAGCTATGTTACTGTTCATCCTAATACTTTTAACAGTATTAGTAGTTACTATTAAGATAATTAATAAAAAACTTAATAAACCACTTGATCTTTTAATAAGCTCTATGAGTAGATTTGCTTTGGGACAAGATGTAAAAATTAGCTATCAATCAGAAGATGAAATAGGAAATTTGATAAGTCACTTTAATAATATGAAAAATGAGATAATGGATAAAAGAAAAGAACTCGAAGAGCAGCAAAAGTCGAAAGAGTATATGATTGCTACAATATCTCATGATTTAAAGACACCATTAACATCTATAAGAGCTTATACGGAACTTTTACAGTCCCATAATAAAAATACTAAAGGTGAAAGATATGTTTCAACTATACTAAATAAATGCGACTATATGAATGACATGCTTGAAGATTTACTAATGTATACTATCTTAACTTCTGATTATAATATAGACTTTGTTGAAGTTGAAGGACAAGAGTTTTTTGAAATGCTTACTTCAGAATATGAAGAAATATGTGAAAAAAGGGGATTAAAATATGTATCACAAGTTAATGTAGAGGGAATGTATAAAGTCGGTGTAAATCAAATGATTAGAGTAATGGATAATCTTATAACTAACGCTATAAAGCATAGCAAAGAAGCTAGTGTTATTCATGCAGGTGCTTTTTCAGATAACTTTAGTCTCCCAGGATGGTTGGACGACAGTTATGTAGAAGAACTTGATGAGTTTAGAAAAGAAGGTGCAATACTTATAGTTAAAAATGAGGGACAAAAAATATCAGAGGAAGATTTAAAAAAGATATTTGAACGATTCTACAAATCTGATAACGAAAGAAGCATCATGAAGAAAAGTGGAACAGGATTAGGATTAAGTATTGTAAAACTTATAATAGAAAGACATTTTGGAAAGATAAAGATTTTATCTAGTGAAAATAAAGGTACAGTTATAGCATGTTGGATAAAAACAATGGAGGATTAA
- a CDS encoding response regulator transcription factor, with product MNEKILIVEDDFEIASVIREYLERTGYSTVWASTGKEGINEFNNDNFDLIIVDIMMPEMDGLTLCKNIRIKSEVPILIISAKNKDEDKVKGLNIGADDYLTKPFSLIELEARVRSHLRRYRKYINRNVNGKILEYDGGLKVCKDTESFELKNEKLHLTSKEIALFFLMSQNPNKIFSKAELYESIWGEMDVEGNNTVTVHVKSLREKLKDNIKHPKFIETVWGKGYRFIGDKLE from the coding sequence ATGAATGAAAAAATACTAATAGTTGAAGATGATTTTGAAATAGCTTCAGTTATAAGAGAATATCTAGAAAGAACAGGATATAGTACAGTATGGGCGTCTACAGGAAAAGAAGGTATTAATGAGTTTAATAATGATAACTTTGATTTAATAATTGTCGATATTATGATGCCTGAGATGGATGGTCTCACTTTATGTAAAAACATAAGAATAAAAAGTGAAGTACCTATCCTAATTATAAGTGCTAAAAATAAAGATGAAGATAAGGTAAAAGGGCTTAACATTGGAGCAGACGATTACTTGACTAAACCTTTTAGCTTAATAGAGCTTGAAGCAAGAGTAAGATCCCATCTAAGACGTTATAGAAAATATATAAATAGAAATGTTAATGGAAAAATACTTGAATATGATGGTGGACTTAAAGTATGTAAGGACACAGAAAGCTTTGAACTAAAAAATGAAAAATTACACTTAACATCAAAAGAGATAGCACTATTTTTCTTAATGTCACAAAATCCTAATAAAATATTTAGTAAAGCTGAGTTATATGAAAGTATATGGGGAGAAATGGACGTTGAAGGAAATAACACAGTAACAGTTCATGTGAAATCCCTTAGAGAAAAACTAAAAGATAATATAAAACATCCTAAGTTTATAGAAACAGTATGGGGAAAAGGATATAGATTTATTGGAGACAAGCTAGAATGA
- a CDS encoding TetR/AcrR family transcriptional regulator yields the protein MFQTFEKLQEEKKQKIIDICIEEFAKNGYKKASTNEITKRADISKGILFHYFKNKKNLYLYILDYTIDYYSEAVFDYMDKIENNDVIEYIKAIGMMKIRLYSEEPIKTELLTRAFFSVPEEIKKELEERYQKLYTEMYKLIVEKVNKSKIKEGIDKNKAIEALMMLLNGLSSKYMTMYKDREKEILENMEDIMTEMEEYLEIMRYGIYE from the coding sequence TTGTTTCAAACCTTTGAGAAATTACAAGAAGAGAAAAAACAAAAGATAATAGATATATGTATAGAAGAGTTTGCTAAGAATGGATATAAGAAAGCTTCTACTAATGAGATAACTAAAAGAGCAGATATATCTAAGGGAATATTATTTCATTACTTCAAAAATAAAAAAAATCTTTATCTATATATATTAGATTATACTATAGACTATTATAGTGAAGCTGTGTTTGATTATATGGATAAGATTGAGAATAATGATGTAATTGAATATATAAAAGCAATAGGAATGATGAAAATAAGACTATATTCAGAAGAACCTATAAAGACTGAACTCTTAACTAGAGCTTTCTTTTCTGTTCCAGAAGAAATAAAAAAAGAGTTAGAAGAAAGATATCAAAAACTTTATACAGAAATGTATAAGTTAATAGTAGAGAAAGTTAATAAATCTAAAATAAAAGAAGGAATAGATAAAAATAAAGCTATTGAGGCTCTTATGATGTTACTAAATGGACTTTCTAGCAAATACATGACTATGTATAAAGATAGAGAAAAGGAAATACTTGAAAATATGGAAGATATAATGACTGAAATGGAAGAATATTTAGAGATTATGAGATATGGTATATATGAGTAA
- a CDS encoding ABC transporter permease produces the protein MKKLNIRALRLIKDSKGQFLAVTILIIVGLMIYVALSMGSVNLADGVNYYYDKTNFADIYVNFFNIDKESIRDIDKIENVKDVEGRLVLDGQIKVESKLDKIKTRVISLPEKNNINKLYTINGENNIDSDKEVLIIEQFAKATGLKVGDTLKLYIQGENYELKIKGIVASPEYVYIMENEQSLLPAEDKFGIIYVSESFLENNLSLKNQYNEITIKVKDESKIKDTKEILNNKLKKYGIIRLYSKDEQLSNRIISDKLDGVKKVSDSVPIIFLGAAAIIISAMLSRMIKNDRIPIGVLKALGYSNKSIMFHYIKISLIIGVIGSTIGIILGTILSSSIGNLYATYFNIPVLKFNFYYKFLFSALAISVIFCGLSGAFSSRKIMKILPSESMKPETPKLGKGILLDKVNFIWSRLSFTSKMVMRNIFRNKKRLIFTSLGIAISFAITLMPLAQKNAFNSVFNDHYSKFLRMDYNIDFNKPEELKAVNDIEKIVNTSNIEPKIEYPFEISKESNKKTVNIIGLKENTKSYRFTDIENKTVKLPERGILLSQGLANFIGAKKGDKIKIKSFVPGKKDLNVEVKEVVKQSLGINGYMNIEEVEDELFYKDKITGVYLNSKDKGNIKESLENIEYISNVQSLNEMRTVFEEYVDLLLYTISIMIIFAGILGFVIVYSSTIMNIAERNYELSTLRVMGFSKKEIFNIISKENIIMTILGILIGIPIGNGILASLEKSFSTEIYTLEINATNVDYLMASVITIVFVILAQLVTYKKINKLNFIESLKSRVS, from the coding sequence ATGAAAAAGTTAAATATTAGAGCATTAAGACTAATAAAGGATTCAAAAGGACAATTCTTAGCGGTTACTATATTAATAATAGTTGGACTTATGATATATGTTGCACTCAGCATGGGCTCAGTTAACTTAGCAGATGGTGTTAATTATTACTATGATAAAACTAATTTTGCAGATATATATGTGAATTTTTTTAATATCGATAAAGAATCAATAAGAGACATAGATAAAATTGAAAATGTTAAGGATGTAGAAGGTAGATTAGTATTAGACGGTCAAATAAAAGTGGAAAGTAAATTAGATAAGATAAAAACTAGGGTAATATCATTACCTGAAAAGAATAATATAAATAAGCTTTATACTATAAATGGAGAAAATAACATAGACTCAGATAAAGAAGTATTGATTATAGAACAATTTGCAAAAGCAACAGGATTAAAAGTTGGAGATACACTAAAGCTTTATATACAAGGTGAAAACTATGAACTTAAAATAAAAGGTATAGTGGCTAGTCCAGAATATGTTTATATAATGGAAAATGAACAAAGCTTATTACCAGCAGAAGATAAGTTTGGGATAATATATGTTTCTGAAAGCTTTTTAGAAAACAACCTAAGTTTGAAAAATCAATATAATGAGATAACTATAAAAGTAAAAGATGAAAGCAAGATAAAAGATACAAAAGAAATATTAAATAATAAACTAAAAAAATATGGAATTATAAGGTTATATTCTAAGGATGAACAACTTAGCAATAGAATAATATCTGATAAACTAGATGGAGTGAAAAAAGTATCTGATAGTGTACCTATAATTTTTTTAGGAGCTGCTGCTATAATTATATCAGCTATGTTATCAAGAATGATTAAAAATGATAGAATACCTATAGGAGTTCTCAAAGCACTAGGTTACAGTAACAAATCAATAATGTTTCACTATATTAAAATTAGCTTAATAATAGGGGTTATAGGATCTACTATAGGAATAATCTTGGGAACTATATTATCAAGTAGCATAGGTAATTTGTATGCGACGTATTTTAACATACCTGTTCTTAAATTTAACTTCTATTATAAGTTTTTATTTTCAGCATTAGCTATATCAGTAATATTTTGCGGATTATCAGGAGCTTTTAGTTCAAGAAAGATAATGAAGATACTGCCATCAGAATCTATGAAGCCAGAAACTCCTAAATTAGGAAAAGGAATATTGCTAGATAAAGTTAATTTTATATGGAGTAGACTATCATTTACTTCAAAGATGGTAATGAGAAATATATTTAGAAATAAGAAGAGATTAATATTTACTTCATTAGGAATAGCAATATCTTTTGCTATAACTTTAATGCCTTTAGCACAAAAAAATGCTTTCAATAGTGTATTTAATGATCATTACTCAAAATTTTTAAGAATGGATTATAATATAGATTTTAATAAACCTGAAGAATTAAAAGCTGTTAATGATATAGAAAAGATAGTAAATACATCTAATATAGAACCTAAAATTGAATATCCATTTGAGATATCCAAAGAGAGTAATAAGAAAACTGTAAACATAATAGGACTAAAAGAGAATACTAAATCCTATAGATTTACTGATATAGAAAACAAAACTGTAAAATTACCTGAAAGGGGAATCTTGTTATCTCAAGGATTGGCTAACTTTATAGGAGCAAAGAAAGGTGATAAGATAAAAATAAAAAGCTTTGTCCCTGGTAAGAAAGATTTAAATGTAGAAGTAAAAGAAGTAGTAAAGCAGTCTCTAGGAATAAATGGCTATATGAATATAGAGGAAGTGGAAGATGAACTTTTCTATAAAGATAAAATAACAGGGGTATATTTAAATTCAAAGGATAAAGGAAATATAAAAGAGAGTTTAGAAAATATAGAATATATATCCAATGTTCAATCCTTAAATGAAATGAGAACTGTATTTGAAGAATATGTAGACTTATTATTATATACTATAAGTATAATGATTATTTTTGCAGGTATACTTGGATTTGTTATTGTATATAGTTCTACTATTATGAATATAGCCGAGAGAAATTATGAGTTATCAACATTAAGGGTTATGGGATTTTCTAAGAAAGAAATATTTAACATTATATCAAAAGAAAATATAATTATGACTATATTAGGTATATTAATAGGAATACCAATAGGAAATGGAATATTAGCATCTTTAGAAAAAAGTTTTAGTACAGAAATATACACACTTGAGATAAATGCTACAAATGTAGACTATCTAATGGCTAGTGTTATAACTATAGTATTTGTAATATTAGCCCAACTAGTAACTTATAAGAAAATTAACAAGTTGAATTTTATTGAATCATTAAAAAGTAGAGTATCATAG
- a CDS encoding ABC transporter ATP-binding protein, with translation MENNIFLKLSDVSKDYKLGEVTVKALKNVSLEINDGEFVVILGPSGSGKSTLLNIIGGMDIPTEGEVLLNGENITKYNDKKLTEYRRNSIGFVFQFYNLTSNLTSKENIELATEICKNPLSIDTIIDEVGLNDRKNHFPSQLSGGEQQRVAIARAIAKNPMLLLCDEPTGALDYEVGVSILSLLKKINKNHNKTVVVITHNAPIADMADRVIRMRSGTIIENVINENPISPERIVW, from the coding sequence ATGGAAAATAATATATTTCTTAAATTATCAGATGTATCAAAAGATTATAAACTTGGTGAAGTAACAGTAAAAGCACTTAAGAATGTTTCTTTAGAAATAAATGACGGAGAATTTGTAGTTATACTAGGTCCTAGTGGTTCAGGAAAAAGTACTCTACTGAACATTATTGGAGGAATGGATATACCTACAGAGGGAGAAGTCCTGTTAAATGGAGAAAATATTACTAAGTATAATGATAAGAAACTTACTGAATATAGAAGAAATAGTATAGGATTTGTATTTCAGTTTTATAACCTTACATCTAATTTAACATCGAAAGAAAACATAGAACTTGCTACAGAAATATGTAAGAATCCTTTAAGTATAGATACAATAATTGATGAAGTTGGTCTCAATGACAGAAAGAATCACTTTCCATCTCAATTAAGTGGAGGAGAACAACAAAGAGTAGCTATAGCAAGAGCAATTGCTAAAAATCCAATGTTGTTACTTTGTGATGAACCAACAGGAGCATTAGATTATGAAGTAGGAGTGTCAATACTTTCACTACTTAAAAAAATAAATAAAAATCATAACAAAACAGTTGTAGTTATAACTCATAATGCCCCTATAGCTGATATGGCCGATAGAGTTATAAGAATGAGAAGTGGAACTATTATTGAAAATGTCATAAATGAAAATCCAATAAGCCCAGAAAGGATTGTTTGGTAA
- a CDS encoding acetate uptake transporter: MKLNETQNVKVVTADPSALGLFGLAMVTLVASSQKLGFTSEVSLVIPWAIFLGSFAQLFACINDAKKGNVFGTTAFGGYAFFWFGTAFSWLIKMGVFGEKLASTADPNQLGIAFVGYLIFTIYMTIGAMETHKVLFTIFFLIDLLFLGLSLSSFNIAYGFSSKLAGYAELLISLFSFYGSAASILNAHFEREFLPVGKPFGIFKK, encoded by the coding sequence ATGAAATTAAACGAAACTCAAAATGTAAAAGTTGTTACTGCTGATCCATCAGCATTAGGGTTATTTGGACTAGCTATGGTTACATTAGTAGCTTCTAGCCAAAAGCTTGGATTTACTAGTGAAGTATCTCTTGTAATACCTTGGGCAATATTTTTAGGTAGTTTTGCACAATTATTTGCTTGTATCAATGATGCTAAAAAAGGCAATGTTTTTGGTACTACTGCTTTTGGTGGTTATGCTTTTTTCTGGTTTGGTACTGCTTTTTCCTGGCTTATAAAGATGGGTGTATTTGGAGAAAAGCTAGCTTCTACTGCTGACCCTAATCAACTAGGAATTGCATTTGTTGGATATTTAATTTTTACTATTTATATGACTATAGGAGCTATGGAAACTCATAAAGTATTATTTACAATTTTCTTCTTAATTGATTTATTGTTCTTAGGATTGTCTCTTAGTTCATTCAATATTGCATATGGATTTTCAAGTAAACTTGCTGGATATGCAGAACTATTAATATCTTTATTCTCATTTTATGGTTCAGCAGCATCAATATTAAATGCTCACTTTGAAAGAGAATTCCTACCTGTAGGAAAACCTTTTGGTATTTTTAAAAAATAG
- a CDS encoding sensor histidine kinase: MGFKYKAKGKIINRFIGALILCALSVIIINFIIVGFVLAKRYNIRDQKKEIVNIDKYVSEFKKYITFKDNTPYMSKKGLDKVVENQGWIQILDENGREVYSYKKTKDTPSKYSPIEIVNFNRYDMGDSTIFVDYIEKENYKWTYIIGFPKSKIVKYTLYFNPTNVAEAIFGSKSFWILAIDIIAIAIIGNMFGIKLTRPLEKIIEGIKNLSKGYYDIVYEEKGVYKEVFTNLNTLSDNLRESQEERRQIEKFRQEWISNISHDIKTPLSSIKGYAEIIRDTEYHCTNEEIQSYVDIIFNKSLYLQNLVEDLNLTYKFKNNMIILDKQRVNIIGFIKESIIDILNDPKYSHINIELKYEKEPIHVDIDMNFFKRALNNLIYNAIIHNNKDVNIQVIVVDKVNKVSIKIKDDGKGIDQNDLKNVFKRYYRGTNTSEIHKGSGLGMAISKDIIEVHGGTIEIDSKKGEGTEVTIIINKI, from the coding sequence ATGGGATTTAAATATAAAGCTAAAGGTAAAATAATTAATAGATTCATAGGAGCGTTAATATTATGTGCTCTTTCAGTTATTATCATAAATTTTATAATAGTAGGATTTGTCTTAGCCAAAAGATATAATATTAGAGATCAAAAAAAAGAAATTGTAAATATAGATAAATACGTAAGTGAATTCAAGAAATATATAACTTTTAAAGATAATACTCCTTATATGTCTAAAAAAGGATTGGACAAAGTCGTTGAGAATCAAGGTTGGATACAAATTTTAGATGAGAATGGAAGAGAGGTGTATAGTTATAAAAAAACTAAAGATACTCCTAGCAAGTATTCTCCAATAGAAATAGTAAACTTTAATAGATATGATATGGGTGATAGTACTATTTTTGTAGATTATATAGAAAAGGAAAACTATAAATGGACTTATATTATAGGATTTCCAAAAAGTAAAATAGTAAAATATACATTATATTTTAATCCTACGAATGTAGCAGAAGCTATATTTGGAAGTAAATCTTTTTGGATACTAGCTATAGATATTATAGCTATAGCAATCATAGGAAATATGTTTGGTATTAAACTTACTAGACCTTTAGAAAAAATAATTGAAGGAATTAAGAATCTTTCTAAAGGCTATTATGACATTGTTTATGAAGAAAAAGGAGTTTATAAAGAGGTATTTACTAATTTAAATACTCTTTCTGATAATTTAAGGGAAAGTCAAGAAGAAAGAAGACAAATTGAAAAGTTCAGGCAAGAATGGATATCTAATATATCTCACGATATAAAAACTCCATTGTCATCTATAAAAGGTTATGCAGAGATAATAAGAGATACTGAATATCACTGCACAAATGAGGAGATACAGAGTTATGTAGATATTATATTTAACAAATCATTGTATCTTCAAAATTTAGTAGAAGATTTAAACTTAACATATAAATTTAAAAACAATATGATTATATTAGATAAACAAAGAGTAAATATAATAGGATTTATTAAGGAGTCTATAATAGATATTCTAAATGATCCTAAATATTCTCACATAAATATAGAACTTAAATATGAAAAAGAACCAATACATGTGGATATAGATATGAACTTTTTTAAAAGAGCTTTAAATAATTTGATTTATAATGCAATCATACACAACAATAAAGATGTTAATATACAAGTTATAGTTGTAGATAAAGTCAATAAGGTATCTATAAAAATTAAAGATGATGGTAAAGGTATAGATCAAAATGATTTAAAAAATGTTTTTAAAAGATACTATAGAGGCACAAATACTTCCGAAATTCATAAAGGATCAGGCCTAGGCATGGCTATATCAAAGGATATAATAGAAGTTCATGGAGGAACCATAGAGATAGATAGTAAAAAGGGAGAAGGAACAGAAGTTACTATTATAATAAATAAAATATAA
- a CDS encoding response regulator transcription factor, whose amino-acid sequence MNERILLIDDEVELLNLIETVLRKEGFENIFKAKTALDGIEMCKIKSPDIIVLDIMLPDIDGFEACKKIREITYSPIIFLSAKSEDIDKILALGLGGDDYVTKPFSPKELAFRIKAHLRRIDYMKNTLLKENKTLKFGDIEINEEKSIVLKKGKEIELKAKEYQLLLYMAKNINQILSKEKLFEQVWGEESIGYDNTIMVHIRRIREKIENEPSNPEYIKTIKGLGYKLVSKED is encoded by the coding sequence ATGAATGAAAGAATACTTTTAATAGATGATGAAGTTGAACTCTTAAACCTTATAGAGACGGTACTCAGAAAAGAAGGATTTGAAAATATTTTTAAGGCAAAAACAGCTTTAGATGGAATAGAAATGTGTAAAATTAAAAGTCCAGACATTATAGTTCTAGATATTATGCTCCCAGATATAGATGGTTTTGAAGCCTGTAAAAAAATAAGAGAAATAACTTATTCGCCTATTATATTTTTATCTGCAAAATCTGAAGATATAGATAAAATACTTGCTCTTGGGCTAGGTGGAGATGATTATGTTACAAAACCATTTAGTCCAAAAGAGCTTGCTTTTAGAATAAAGGCACATTTAAGAAGAATAGATTATATGAAAAATACATTATTGAAAGAAAATAAGACTCTTAAGTTTGGAGATATAGAAATTAATGAAGAAAAATCAATAGTATTAAAAAAAGGTAAAGAAATAGAATTAAAAGCTAAAGAATATCAACTGCTTTTATATATGGCTAAAAATATTAATCAGATACTAAGTAAGGAAAAGCTATTCGAACAAGTATGGGGAGAGGAAAGTATAGGATATGACAATACTATAATGGTTCATATAAGAAGAATAAGAGAAAAAATAGAAAATGAACCTTCTAATCCTGAATATATTAAAACCATAAAAGGTCTAGGATATAAGCTAGTAAGTAAGGAAGATTAA
- a CDS encoding ABC transporter permease, giving the protein MIRLLKSELLKLKNSGIFSLLISIPIFILLLSFAREKKGFIDWIDLYVSIIPFYAQFLFPILICVIMAILMKIEHSGNGWRKMLSLPIRRGNFYITKLIIGYILVLINVILVSCALVLIGKINGITDPINYEVLFKGPIIAYISAFPIILIQYLLSVNLTNSLYSIGIGLILNMPAILAANSKRFWMYYIWDYPILSFYGGFNEALQKEFNYPIASLIIFSIIFLVGLVCLKRRDVLN; this is encoded by the coding sequence ATGATAAGATTATTGAAAAGTGAATTGCTAAAGCTTAAAAATTCAGGGATTTTTTCTTTATTGATTTCAATTCCTATTTTTATATTATTACTATCTTTTGCAAGGGAAAAAAAGGGATTTATAGATTGGATAGACTTATATGTAAGTATAATTCCATTCTATGCTCAATTTTTATTTCCTATACTTATATGTGTAATTATGGCTATATTAATGAAAATAGAGCATAGTGGAAATGGATGGAGAAAAATGCTTTCTTTGCCTATTAGAAGAGGTAACTTTTATATTACAAAGCTTATTATAGGATATATTTTAGTTCTAATAAACGTTATATTAGTTTCTTGTGCATTAGTACTAATAGGAAAAATAAATGGAATAACAGATCCTATAAATTATGAAGTATTATTTAAAGGACCTATTATAGCATATATATCAGCTTTTCCTATAATACTCATTCAATATTTATTATCAGTAAATCTTACTAATTCCTTATATTCTATTGGAATAGGACTAATACTAAATATGCCGGCAATACTAGCTGCTAATTCAAAAAGATTTTGGATGTATTATATATGGGATTATCCAATATTATCTTTTTATGGAGGGTTCAATGAGGCATTGCAAAAAGAATTTAATTATCCAATAGCAAGTCTCATTATATTTTCAATAATATTCCTAGTAGGACTAGTTTGTTTAAAAAGAAGAGATGTGTTAAATTAA